A genomic stretch from Colwellia sp. Arc7-635 includes:
- a CDS encoding DUF4156 domain-containing protein encodes MKLFFSMSLVALLTACSSVAIQPDANGIRLTHSEPGKECTFLGDITGSQGDFFTGTFTSNADLETGARNDLKNKAMQLGGDTIYILTQRAGQTGHYDNDFGGGTQQTNVTLSGNVYKCQQ; translated from the coding sequence ATGAAACTTTTTTTTAGCATGTCATTAGTAGCGTTGTTAACAGCCTGCTCTTCCGTAGCCATTCAACCTGACGCAAATGGCATACGATTAACCCATAGTGAACCCGGCAAAGAATGTACCTTTTTAGGTGATATTACGGGCAGTCAAGGTGACTTTTTCACGGGAACCTTCACCTCTAATGCTGATTTAGAGACAGGTGCACGTAACGACCTTAAAAATAAAGCGATGCAATTAGGTGGTGATACTATTTATATTTTAACGCAACGAGCTGGTCAAACAGGGCATTATGACAACGATTTTGGTGGCGGCACTCAACAAACGAATGTAACGCTTTCAGGTAATGTTTATAAATGCCAACAATAA
- a CDS encoding DUF998 domain-containing protein has translation MAFFLLIIYIYLIWGIVFYAKKRKAYDHFRYSISELGELGSEYEKQVSFFIFLPVGLGCLIVSIFTYANSYQAAFLAGAIGLSYLLSAFFPCDQGTPVFGTWKNSIHNIVGGGCYAGIAYQLNELMDKNTGWHIEASFTLLCIFIITFIVGFPKHFIGLIQRVAEASIFLSTFLLLLDVTFT, from the coding sequence ATGGCGTTTTTTTTACTTATAATTTATATATATTTAATTTGGGGGATTGTCTTTTATGCTAAAAAAAGAAAAGCTTATGATCATTTTAGATATTCAATAAGTGAGTTAGGTGAATTAGGATCTGAGTATGAAAAACAGGTTTCTTTTTTCATCTTTCTGCCTGTAGGCTTAGGATGTTTAATTGTTTCTATTTTTACATATGCCAATAGCTATCAAGCTGCTTTTCTTGCTGGTGCAATCGGCTTAAGCTATTTATTAAGTGCATTTTTTCCATGTGATCAGGGAACGCCTGTTTTCGGCACTTGGAAAAATTCGATACACAACATTGTTGGTGGTGGGTGTTATGCGGGAATAGCATATCAACTCAATGAATTAATGGATAAAAATACCGGTTGGCATATTGAGGCATCTTTTACGTTACTTTGTATTTTCATCATTACATTCATTGTCGGCTTTCCTAAGCATTTTATTGGCTTAATTCAGAGAGTAGCGGAAGCAAGTATATTTTTAAGTACGTTTTTGTTGCTTTTAGACGTAACCTTTACCTAG
- a CDS encoding TetR/AcrR family transcriptional regulator gives MRDAEQTRKKILEISADEIHKKGFTATSLSCILARCEISKGALYYHFANKMELGYAVFEEVYAPAFIALWQPPVEAEDPIQGLCDFFSSMSKEMSCDELVCGCPLNNLCQEMSGVDEGFRIRILAMEKQLNLLIATNLLRVSKQLQPDLDFSQVAYFIVSTFHGSSSLSKCSLNKELFDKVIKELCRYLQLLKS, from the coding sequence ATGAGAGACGCAGAGCAAACACGTAAAAAAATACTTGAAATTAGTGCTGATGAAATTCATAAAAAGGGTTTTACCGCGACTAGTTTGTCTTGTATTTTAGCTCGCTGTGAAATATCTAAAGGTGCCTTGTATTACCATTTTGCTAATAAAATGGAACTTGGTTACGCTGTTTTTGAAGAGGTTTACGCGCCTGCTTTTATTGCCCTTTGGCAACCGCCAGTAGAGGCTGAAGATCCAATACAAGGTTTATGTGACTTTTTCAGTTCGATGTCGAAAGAGATGAGTTGCGATGAACTCGTGTGTGGCTGCCCGCTAAACAACCTTTGCCAAGAAATGTCAGGCGTTGATGAAGGCTTCCGTATTAGAATACTCGCCATGGAAAAACAACTGAATTTATTAATTGCCACAAACTTATTACGCGTTAGCAAGCAATTGCAACCGGATCTTGATTTTAGCCAAGTTGCTTATTTTATTGTGTCGACCTTTCATGGTTCTTCAAGTTTAAGTAAATGCTCTTTAAACAAAGAGTTGTTTGATAAGGTCATTAAAGAGCTATGTCGTTACTTGCAACTATTGAAAAGCTAG
- a CDS encoding ABC transporter substrate-binding protein — translation MKKLLVLFVLFTGFIQSSIATEVTPSVSPYQVIEVAGNNLFARIASNQEALEKFPDLMRDIVEEELMPSVDYQYAAFKILGKHLQKTTPEQRVKFINAMRSYLVRTYANALTQYHNQKVVFEPETKLKDNVKSASVDVKIVDAGKPDIKITFQMRKDSRSQEWKAYDMIVEGISLISTKQSEFNRRISDLGLDQVTIELASISK, via the coding sequence ATGAAAAAGCTTTTAGTACTGTTTGTATTATTCACTGGTTTTATACAAAGCAGTATCGCAACTGAGGTTACACCTTCAGTTTCTCCTTATCAGGTGATCGAAGTGGCGGGTAATAACCTATTTGCCAGAATTGCGAGTAATCAAGAAGCGTTAGAAAAGTTTCCTGATTTAATGCGAGATATTGTTGAAGAAGAATTAATGCCGTCGGTTGATTATCAATATGCTGCCTTTAAAATTTTGGGTAAGCATTTACAAAAAACAACTCCTGAGCAACGTGTAAAGTTTATTAATGCTATGCGCTCATACTTGGTTCGTACTTATGCCAATGCATTAACGCAGTACCATAACCAAAAGGTAGTGTTTGAGCCTGAAACTAAGCTTAAGGACAATGTAAAATCAGCTTCTGTTGACGTGAAAATTGTCGATGCGGGCAAGCCTGATATAAAAATAACCTTTCAAATGCGTAAAGATTCTAGATCTCAAGAATGGAAAGCTTACGATATGATTGTTGAAGGTATCTCTTTAATCAGCACTAAGCAGTCTGAGTTTAATCGTAGAATATCTGATTTAGGCTTAGATCAAGTCACAATAGAGCTTGCTTCAATCTCTAAGTAA